AGATAGACCTCTGGGAGTTAGCGTATAATATTGTCCTTCATGTTGAGAGTAAAATGTGTTGGGAGTGGAATGTGCCCTTGTGTTGAGGTTAGAATATCCACGTAGGTTTAGGAGATGCAACTGAAAACATCAACGAGAATCTAACTATATTCCCGAGTTTTAGAATTTGAGAGAGAAGAATAAGTCCTCACTCAAATACATTTCCCAGTTAAATATATCCGCCTAAAGTAACTTCAGCCGTTCTACCGCATAAGGAGGTGATATTACTTCTTCATCCACTCCACTATACTTTTGAACACTTTTAACCCATCTTCACTCCCCAGGAAGCGGTCACTCGCCCTCTCAGGGTGAGGCATCATCCCAAGAACATTTCCCTGTTTATTTGTAACTCCAGCTATATTCAGCACAGAACCATTTGGATTTGCTTCCTCTGTAATACTTCCCTTTTCATCACTATACTGGAATACAATTCTAACCTTAGAGGGATTATCAATGTAGTAATTACCCTCTGCATGTGCTATCGGCATTCTCACAACTTCTCCTTCCTCATAGAGGTAAGTGAAGGGAGTCTCAACGTCAACGACTTTTAAGTGAACCCACTTGCACAGAAATCTCGGTATCTTATTTGGTCTAAGGGCCCCGGGAAGAAGATTAGCTTCAGTTAAAATCTGAAAGCCATTGCATATTCCAAGTATAGGCCTTCCCTCTTCGGCAAGTTCTCTTATTTCCTCCATTACTTTTTGCCTAGCAGCTATTGCCCCAGCTCTCAAATAATCAGCGTAACTGAATCCCCCTGGGATCACAACTCCATCGTAATCTTTCACACTCTGCTTATACCAAACCCTCTCAGCTTCCCCACCGGCCCTTTTTATAGCTTCAACTGTCTCAAAGTCACAGTTAGTCCCAGGAAATACTATTACAGCAAATTTTACCATGATTATCACCATTTTTCGATGGTATATTCCCAAGTATGAATTAAGGGATTAGCTAACAATCTTTTGCACATTTCCTCGACGTCTTTCTCCGGATTATCGCTCTCTAAAATAAATTCAAAGCATTTTGGCACCCTTAGATCCTCAACTTTATACCCAAGGTTCTTGAGGGCATTTCCAATTACCCTACCTTCTGGATCGTTGAGTCCTTCTTTTAGCCTAACGAGAACCCTAACCTTCCACTTCATTTTCCATTACCAAAAAGATGTAAAAATTGGAAATTTAAAAGGATTATTTTAACATTTTTATGTTAATTAATTCTTCCACCTCGGATTGTCAACGACCTTAACTTCACCATTTTCCTCTATGACAATTTTGCTAAACCCTTTCTCAGCAATAGTTCCATAATCATGCCCAGCATCCGCCGGGTAGATCGCTAAGAATATGAAAGGCTCATCTCCAGTGTTCACGGTTCTATGGGCCCAGTATGGTGGAACATAAACAACTGTCCCGGGCTCCATAGGTATCCATCTAGCCTCTCCCTCGGGAGTCTGAAGGAGCATTCCACCCTTACCCTTTAATGCAATGTAAACTTCGGCCCTATCCCTCTTTGCATGGAAATGACCCTTTGTAAAGAAGAACTCCTTTCCGACTTTTCCTGGGTATAGAACGGTTGTAGCGAAGTTTAGATCACCTTCCTTTTCTTCCTGTTCCACAGCATATACCTCATAGACTACTGGATCTTCCCTCTCCACCAATTCTCTCCAGGTTTCTTCATCTAGAAAATATCCCTTCATGTCACTTAGCCTTCTTACTAACTTCTTTGCTCCCTCAATTACTCCACTTTCAAAGTCTACCTTCACGCCAAGGGGTTCTTTGTACATCTTCACCACCTAATCTTTCTTTGCGCCTCTTCTTTTTGACCTTTTCCATCTCACCCTGAAGATAGCTAGCGAAACCTAATAATGAGAGAATGCTTCCCGCGATCATTAGAACGAAACCTATGGGAGAGAGCCAAGAGTATGGATAAGCATATCCAATTACGGAGAGGGTGTACAAAACTTCTCCATCTGTTTCTATTTTTGGGTAATCTTCCATATCACTCAACGTAATTGTGTTGTTTGAAAGCTCCAGAGAATAGTACTTTCCACCAGAATAGACAGAAACACTTGCATTTTTTGAGTACAGAGTTAAGTTACAGTCCACTATCGTTATTATCCTATCTGAGTATAGGAAGTGTGATCCTGGAGTAAGAGTCCCCTTAAGCTCTTCTCTTTCAAGCTCGGCTTTCATCGAGATAAGGGCTAACCCAAGGGATAAGAAAAGTAAGAGGAGGCCAAAGAGTATAGTTGGATACCTAACCGCATCCTTGATTCCCATTTCTTAGCACCGCTAAATCTCTCCTACCCTATGGCACTCAACCCAATGATTGTGGCTGTACTCTATCAGCTGGGGTTGCTTAACATCGCACAAGCCTTTCTTGAAGTATATGCACCTCGGATGGAATCTACATCCTGAAGGTATGTTCACGGCACTTGGAACTTCACCCTTAATTGGCAATTCTTTAATCACATCTTTCCTCTCAGGGATCGGCTCTGGGACAGCTGCTAGCAACGCCCTCGTGTATGGATGGAGAGGATTGTCTATGATCTCCTTCGCAGGACCCATCTCCACTATCCTTCCAAGGTACATTACCGCAATCCAGTCGGCGAAGTATCTAGCGGTCGAAAGATCGTGAGTAATGTAGAGGTAAGTGACACCCATCTTCTCCTTAAGCTCCTTCATGAGTTCCAGAATCTCAGCCCTAATCGAAACGTCAAGCATTGAAACAGGCTCATCAGCGACCACGAAAGTTGGGTTGAGGATTAATGCTCTAGCGATAGCTACCCTCTGCCTCTGACCACCGGAAAGCATGTGAGGGAATCTGCCAACGTACTCCTCCGGTGGCGTTATCTTTACCATTTCTAAGGCTTTATATATCAACTCCTCACGCTCGGCCCTCGTTTCTCCTATCCCATGAATGAGCAAAGGCTCTTCCAAGACATCATATATCCTGAACCTCGGGTTCATTGAGCTAAAGGGATCCTGGAATATCATCTGAACCTTCCTTCTATAAGCCTTTATCTCCTCCTTAGTCCTCAACTCCGTAACATCCTGGCCCTCGAGGTATATCTTTCCATCAGTTGGCTCAAGTAACTTTACTATCAGCTTTCCAGTCGTTGTTTTTCCGCAACCGCTCTCTCCAACCAAGGCGAAGACCTGTTGCTTGTAGATTTCAAAGCTTACGCCATCAACCGCCTTCACGAACTTCTGAGGTTCTCCTCTTAAAGCTGAGAGAAATCCCCTTCTTACTGGGAAGTACTTTTTAAGGTTTTCAACCTTCAGTATTGGCTCGGACATGCTCTCACCTCACAGGAGCCAGCATGCTGCATAGTGATCCTTATCAACCTCAACCATCTTCGGCTCCTCTTCCTTGCACTTATCCATTGCATAAGGACACCTTGGGTGGAATCTGCAACCGCTTGGCGGGTTAATCAAGTTCGGTGGACTCCCAGGAATGAATTCAAGTTTTTCGACATCTTCGTGAAGTCTAGGAATTGCGGCTAGGAGTTTCTGAGTGTATGGATGGGCTGGTTCGTAATAGATCTTCTCACTAGGCCCGATCTCCACGAGCTTCCCAGCGTACATCACAGCCACTCTATCACTAATCTCAGCAAGAATGCTTAAGTCGTGGGTAATGAATATCATTGAGAGGCCAAGCTTCTTCTTTAACCTCTTCATTAAATTAATTATTTGAGCTTGAACTACCACGTCTAAAGCCGTTGTTGGCTCGTCGGCTATTACTATGTCAGGTTCCAGGAGTAGGGCCATTGCTATTACAACCCTTTGTTTCATTCCACCTGAAAGCTCGTGGGGATACCTGTAAACGATCTCTGGGTCGAGTCCTACGAGCTCTAAATACTTCATAGCCCTGTCTAAAGCATCTTCCCTGTCCATTCCCTTGTGATATATCAAGGGTTCAATCATTTGATATCCCACGGTATAAACTGGATTGAGAGCATTCATTGCCCCCTGGAAGATCATTGAAATCTTCTGCCATCTTATCTCCCTTCTCAGGACATCCTCAGGTAATCCAACAATTTCCCTACCGTCGATCTTTATGCTACCACCAACGATTCTTCCTGGGGGCTGGGGCATTCCCATTAGAGTGAATCCAATAGATGATTTTCCGCAACCACTCTCTCCAGCTAAGCCAAGAACTTCACCCTTCTCTAAGTCGAAGGTAACGTCGTCAACGGCCTTAACGGGGCCCCTAGAGGTGAAGTAATACATCTTAAGGTTCTTAACCTCAAGTATCTTCTTACCCATACCAACCACCTCATAATCTCCTGAGCCTCGGGTTCAGGACTCTATCTAACGCGGTACCAATCAAGACGAACGTCAAAGCTACTAGTGCGATAGCTATTCCTGGAGGAATCACCCACCACCAATAGCCATTAACGGCAGCTCCGGCAACTTGGGCATCGTGGAGTATCTGACCCCATGTTACCTGGGTTGGATCACCAAGTCCCAAGAAGCTTAGAGAAGCCTCGGCTAGAACGGCACCTGGAACGCTTAAAGCCATCTGAGCAAATGCGTAAGGTAGCAACTGTGGAACCATGTGCTTGAAGATAATCCTTCCGGTTCCAGCACCAAGCGCTATCGCGGCCTCTACATAAGTCTGCTCCTTAATCTGGTACGCCATACTTCTCGCAACTCTCGCTATTCCCACCCAACCGAACACTGCTAATAGTAAAACTATCTGCCAAAGCTGGATATGACCTCCAAAGTAAGTTCCCAGGAGGATTAGAATTGGAAGCGTTGGTATTGAAGCCATGAACTCCTGGAATCTCATCATTAGCTCATCCGTCCAGCCACCAAAGTACGCTGCGGCTACACCGTAGAATATTCCTATTAGAACTGAGAGTACCGCAGTCGAAATTCCAACAGCTAATGACACTCTCGAACCCCATACAAGTCCAGCAAAGAGATCTCTACCCTTATCATCAGTCCCAAGGTAACCGTAGGTTCTTCCGGTGAGCACTACCTCAGCTTTTGAAAGATCTACTGAAGTTCCCCTTGGAAGTTTTATCTCATATATTATGTGATATTCACCCCTAAGTGGCTCGGGTGAGTCAAGCATATTCGGAGATATCTTAGCGAATACAACCTTTAGCGTATCCAACGTTGTTATAAGCTCAAACTCCTTTGTTGGATCTAACTGGATTCCAGTCTTCATTTTAACCCAGTTAATTACATTTCTCCTAACATTGGTATCCCTTGCAATCTGAATGTTCGTGGATCCCTTTATCTTTAATCCGCTCAGCAAAGTCAGCTCTTCTCCATCGGGCCTCTTGACTTTCAATGTTAAGGAAGGTTTTAACCTTCCTGAAGAATTACCGGAAACGTGCATCATGACTATATCCTGAGGAGGTACATCATACTGCATATTATAGGGGATATCAATTATTATCTTGTTTTTGCTTTTAGTTACATACTTCTGTAACTCCTCTGGGGGTATCATAAGATGGGGGGCCTCTTTTACACCGCTAAACACTCCGGCCCACGTCGGTGGCACGACTTTCGGATAATCAATCCATATTGTCTTCCACTTATCCGGAATGTCAGGCTGAGTTATGTAAGGAGCGCCAAGGGCGATTATAATCCAGAAGATTAATAGAGCTATCCCTAAAATTCCAGTTTTTTGTCTCTTGAATTCAAACCAGAAATTTGAGAGTGAATCCTTGATATCAACCCATCTCATTTCTTCTCACCTCACATCTTTGCTGAAGCTCCAACTCTGACTCTTGGATCTAGGAATCCGTATGATATGTCGGCGATTATAACTCCAGTCAAGTACAGAGCGACGCTTATGAACGTTAGACCCATAACAAGGTTAATTTCATTTGTCTGAATTGCTATCCAGTAAACCCTACCCATACCTGGCCAGTTAAAGACACTCTCAGTTATGATTGCACCACCAAGTGATCCGAGCAGGGAGAATATCGTCATTGTGACTATTGGAGGTGCTGCAGCCCTTAAGGCGTGACCATAAATCACCTTCCTTTCGGGGACACCTTTAGCCCTAGCGGC
This Pyrococcus horikoshii OT3 DNA region includes the following protein-coding sequences:
- the purS gene encoding phosphoribosylformylglycinamidine synthase subunit PurS; this encodes MKWKVRVLVRLKEGLNDPEGRVIGNALKNLGYKVEDLRVPKCFEFILESDNPEKDVEEMCKRLLANPLIHTWEYTIEKW
- a CDS encoding ABC transporter permease, whose translation is MRWVDIKDSLSNFWFEFKRQKTGILGIALLIFWIIIALGAPYITQPDIPDKWKTIWIDYPKVVPPTWAGVFSGVKEAPHLMIPPEELQKYVTKSKNKIIIDIPYNMQYDVPPQDIVMMHVSGNSSGRLKPSLTLKVKRPDGEELTLLSGLKIKGSTNIQIARDTNVRRNVINWVKMKTGIQLDPTKEFELITTLDTLKVVFAKISPNMLDSPEPLRGEYHIIYEIKLPRGTSVDLSKAEVVLTGRTYGYLGTDDKGRDLFAGLVWGSRVSLAVGISTAVLSVLIGIFYGVAAAYFGGWTDELMMRFQEFMASIPTLPILILLGTYFGGHIQLWQIVLLLAVFGWVGIARVARSMAYQIKEQTYVEAAIALGAGTGRIIFKHMVPQLLPYAFAQMALSVPGAVLAEASLSFLGLGDPTQVTWGQILHDAQVAGAAVNGYWWWVIPPGIAIALVALTFVLIGTALDRVLNPRLRRL
- a CDS encoding ABC transporter ATP-binding protein — protein: MGKKILEVKNLKMYYFTSRGPVKAVDDVTFDLEKGEVLGLAGESGCGKSSIGFTLMGMPQPPGRIVGGSIKIDGREIVGLPEDVLRREIRWQKISMIFQGAMNALNPVYTVGYQMIEPLIYHKGMDREDALDRAMKYLELVGLDPEIVYRYPHELSGGMKQRVVIAMALLLEPDIVIADEPTTALDVVVQAQIINLMKRLKKKLGLSMIFITHDLSILAEISDRVAVMYAGKLVEIGPSEKIYYEPAHPYTQKLLAAIPRLHEDVEKLEFIPGSPPNLINPPSGCRFHPRCPYAMDKCKEEEPKMVEVDKDHYAACWLL
- a CDS encoding ABC transporter ATP-binding protein; translation: MSEPILKVENLKKYFPVRRGFLSALRGEPQKFVKAVDGVSFEIYKQQVFALVGESGCGKTTTGKLIVKLLEPTDGKIYLEGQDVTELRTKEEIKAYRRKVQMIFQDPFSSMNPRFRIYDVLEEPLLIHGIGETRAEREELIYKALEMVKITPPEEYVGRFPHMLSGGQRQRVAIARALILNPTFVVADEPVSMLDVSIRAEILELMKELKEKMGVTYLYITHDLSTARYFADWIAVMYLGRIVEMGPAKEIIDNPLHPYTRALLAAVPEPIPERKDVIKELPIKGEVPSAVNIPSGCRFHPRCIYFKKGLCDVKQPQLIEYSHNHWVECHRVGEI
- the purQ gene encoding phosphoribosylformylglycinamidine synthase I; this encodes MVKFAVIVFPGTNCDFETVEAIKRAGGEAERVWYKQSVKDYDGVVIPGGFSYADYLRAGAIAARQKVMEEIRELAEEGRPILGICNGFQILTEANLLPGALRPNKIPRFLCKWVHLKVVDVETPFTYLYEEGEVVRMPIAHAEGNYYIDNPSKVRIVFQYSDEKGSITEEANPNGSVLNIAGVTNKQGNVLGMMPHPERASDRFLGSEDGLKVFKSIVEWMKK
- the pgiA gene encoding glucose-6-phosphate isomerase, whose protein sequence is MYKEPLGVKVDFESGVIEGAKKLVRRLSDMKGYFLDEETWRELVEREDPVVYEVYAVEQEEKEGDLNFATTVLYPGKVGKEFFFTKGHFHAKRDRAEVYIALKGKGGMLLQTPEGEARWIPMEPGTVVYVPPYWAHRTVNTGDEPFIFLAIYPADAGHDYGTIAEKGFSKIVIEENGEVKVVDNPRWKN